ACATTCCGAGGAATTAGCCAGACATCTCAGGCATTCCTGCTCGGCAGCCAAGGGCTGCAGAACTGGGTGGGGAAGACTTCCACCTGCAAGTTTCCAACCACCGGCAAGACAGAAGGGATTGCCCGGAAGATGGGTTCAAAAGTAGTGGCTGCAGGCAAATTCCATTTCCAGCCATATTAATGTTTCCAGCCACATTTTCCAGTTCCATTTCCAGGAACTGGAAAAGCCCTCCCTTACAGAATGCCTGGCAACGCCAGATCAAATATATGCATGACCGAGCTTGTAAGAAGGGAGAAGCCCCCCGAAACATCACCGGGAACCTCAAACATAGGGACCCACAATCGGGGCAGTGGGGGGGGTTGGCTTTGGTGGCCACCTGCAAGCTGAGAACCACACACAAAATGGGCTGGGGCTGGCGCTCCTGGGTAGCTAGCGAAAGCCAAGGCTGAACCATCTGGAAGGACTGCCTGCAAAGTAGGCCACCCCGGATTCCCACAGAGCCCCCAGCTGGCCATGAGCATCCAATCCCAAATCACAAGAAAATCTATCACTAAGGGGagtcagaagaaacaaaaggatgCCCGGGAACTTCAGCTTCTAGGATTGTCAGACCTCAGTCAGgatgagtaaaataaaaacatcagccaggcgtgggtgggtgcagtggctcacgcctgtaatcccagtactttgggaggacgaggcaggcagatcacctatggccaggagttcgagaccagcctggccaacatgctgaaacaccgtctctactaaaaatacaaaaattagccaggcgcggtggcgggcgcccgtaatcccagctactcgggaggctgaggcaggagaactgcttgagcccaggaaccaGAGGtcgcagtaagccgagattgtaccactgcactctagcctgggcaacaagagtgaaactctgtctcaaacaaaaacaaaaacaaaacacattagccaggcatttaatggtacacgcctgtggtcccagctactcaggaggctgaggtgggaggattgcttgagcccatgagttcaagactgacctgggcaatacagtgagacctcacctctacaaaaaattaaaaaattagctgggcgtggtggtgtgcactacTTGaaaggttaaggtgggaggatcgcttcagcccaagaggtggaggttgcagggagccaagacgGTGgacactgcaatccagcctggtgaacagagcaagaccctgtctcaaaacctaaaatataaataaaaataaaaccatgaaagATGGGACCAAAACATAAGGAATAAGACATTATCCAAACAGAGTAGCAGatctaaaaaggaaacaaagaaatctgagcaatttattattattttttatttattgagacagagtctcactgtcacccaggctggagtgcagtggcgtggtgtcagctcacagcaacctccacctcccaggttcaagtgaatctcgtgcctcagcctacggaacagctgggacaacaggctcccgccaccatgcctggctactttttttttttttttgtgccaggatttcattctgtcacccaggctggaatgcagtggcaccatcatagttcactgcagccttgaactgggcttagcctcccaagtagctgggactgcaggcgctcaccatcatgcccagccaaaactgAAGACTTACTGGGCTATGTGGTGGATAAGTCACAGCTGAAGAGAGACTTAGGGAAGTGGAAGGGAGAACTGTAGAAGTTACCCAGTGGGCAGCACAGGCCCTTGGTCAGTGTGAgggaggccgagccaggaggaggaggacaatAAGAAGGCCTAACAGGCATCTGAAGATTCCAGAAGGAAGGGCCAGAGGAGGAGATGGCTTAACTTTTCCAGAATTGCTAACTACGGGGCCCTGGGAGTCAGGGAGCAAGCAGGATGTCGAAGGGTCACTGAGAGCCTGAAGTTCTGGAGGGCAGAGCCATGTATTGGACAGAGCCTCACTCTAGGATGGCGAAGGGGCAGTGAGAGCCTTAAGTTCTGGGGGGCAGAGCCATGTATTGGACCAAGCCTCACTCCTTGAGGGAGAAGTGCATTTTGTCGTTGATCATCTTGCGCTCGGGGTTGAGTCGCTTGAGGATCTGGGCCAACACGTTCACTGTCTGCTCGCTGCTCAGCCCTGTCTTCTTGGTCTGGAACTTTTTCAGCAGGTCCTTAGTGGTCATGGGCTTCCGTGTCAGGTAGCGGCGCACGGCATCCTCAGTCACCTGCACGTCGCTGAGGATGGGAGGACGGGGAAGGTGGCATCAGTGAGATTGTCCCCAGTAGCCCTTGCCCTGCCCCCTGCTGTCCTCGTCAACTTACCCGCTGTTGGGTGTTGTCTTGCCTGATGGTGGCTGGGGTGTCGACTTCCCAGACAGGCTCTGGGGTCCCGTGTCCAGCCGCAACCGCTTGGCTGCAGGCATCTCGCTCACCCGCTTCCCTGTGGGAGTGGGGTCAGGGCTGAGTCTTGCAGGCAGGAGGCAGAACCCCTGGGCAGGACCCCAGGCTGGGCAGTGCCAGGATTAGGGTTCAAGGGGATCAGGGAGAGACAGGCCTCCACCCGCATCTCCATCCCCTCTCTGTCCTGAGCCCCAACAGAGGTCAggaggctgtggctgtggctgtggggaGCGGGGAGGCCACGGGCACTCACCTTGCTCGAGTTTGCTGGCAGCCGCCCGCAGGGTGGAGGAGGTGCTGCCACCCTCTGCGCTGGGCGTGCCTGGGCGGCTGTTGCCCCTTGAGCTCCCTCCCGACGGCTTCCGCTCTCTCTTGGGTGGCGTCTTCTTCTTCTGCAGAGGTCAGGGTTGGGAGGTGGGTGAGTCTGCAAACAGACGCCCAGGCCTCCCCCGCCACCGGGCTGGGCCTTACCGCCATGAAGAGGGCTGAGGAGGCCTCGCTGTCAATGTCGCTCTCCTCTGAGCTGTCCGACTCCTCGCTGCTGTCTGCGGGGCACAGGAAAGGGGTCAGGGCCAGAGCAACCCCGGGACCCGGTGCCCACTGGTGCCTCCACTGCAGATGAGGGAGGCctgcaggggagaggggaggaggtggcAGGGCGCCAGGGCCCGACCCAAGCCTCCAATATGGGGGCCACATGCGCCGCACCTTTCCTGCGCTTCTTCTCCTGCGGGGTGGgtgccttcttctcctcctcctcctccttgtcctcctcAGGCGGCTTCTCCTCCTCACTCTCCTCACTACTGTCGCTCTGCTCATCGACACCTGGGAGGGGCAGGGTATGAGCAAGAGCAGGGAAGCACCGCCCCCATCTCCCCGGCCCGCCCAGCCATCGCCTACCCTTGGGCCCCTCCTCCTGCTGCGGCGCCTTGGCCTTGCTCTCAGGCTCTTCTTGGGAGCTACTGTAAGACGGGGATGGCAAAGGATGAGCGCGCGCTCGCGAGGCTGCATGGGGTCTCGCAGGCGCCTCCCGTCGGCCTCACCTGGAGCCGTCTGACATGTAGTCCACCTCTTGGCCCTCGAAGTCCCCATCATCGCTGTCCTCGAAGGCCTCGTCGTCTGaacccttcttcttcttctttttcctgccGCCCTTGGCCAGCGGCGCCTTCTTCTTGGCCTTGGGGACTCTGCCCcctgggaagggaggaaaggaaggaaaggagggaaagtgAGGAGGAAGGCAGTGggtatttattgtgtttttcacATTTTGTGCAGTTTTGACATCCTGGGGGGCCTCACTGACTGGGGAGACTACACCTCCAGGGCCAGCCCAGGAGCTCAGCTCTCCTAAACAAAC
The DNA window shown above is from Homo sapiens chromosome 19, GRCh38.p14 Primary Assembly and carries:
- the GTF2F1 gene encoding general transcription factor IIF subunit 1 isoform X1, translated to MGLASLADWESLESSVSSVARQNRLNEAGNTTKKYNIMAFNAADKVNFATWNQARLERDLSNKKIYQEEEMPESGAGSEFNRKLREEARRKKYGIVLKEFRPEDQPWLLRVNGKSGRKFKGIKKGGVTENTSYYIFTQCPDGAFEAFPVHNWYNFTPLARHRTLTAEEAEEEWERRNKVLNHFSIMQQRRLKDQDQDEDEEEKEKRGRRKASELRIHDLEDDLEMSSDASDASGEEGGRVPKAKKKAPLAKGGRKKKKKKGSDDEAFEDSDDGDFEGQEVDYMSDGSSSSQEEPESKAKAPQQEEGPKGVDEQSDSSEESEEEKPPEEDKEEEEEKKAPTPQEKKRRKDSSEESDSSEESDIDSEASSALFMAKKKTPPKRERKPSGGSSRGNSRPGTPSAEGGSTSSTLRAAASKLEQGKRVSEMPAAKRLRLDTGPQSLSGKSTPQPPSGKTTPNSGDVQVTEDAVRRYLTRKPMTTKDLLKKFQTKKTGLSSEQTVNVLAQILKRLNPERKMINDKMHFSLKE
- the GTF2F1 gene encoding general transcription factor IIF subunit 1 is translated as MAALGPSSQNVTEYVVRVPKNTTKKYNIMAFNAADKVNFATWNQARLERDLSNKKIYQEEEMPESGAGSEFNRKLREEARRKKYGIVLKEFRPEDQPWLLRVNGKSGRKFKGIKKGGVTENTSYYIFTQCPDGAFEAFPVHNWYNFTPLARHRTLTAEEAEEEWERRNKVLNHFSIMQQRRLKDQDQDEDEEEKEKRGRRKASELRIHDLEDDLEMSSDASDASGEEGGRVPKAKKKAPLAKGGRKKKKKKGSDDEAFEDSDDGDFEGQEVDYMSDGSSSSQEEPESKAKAPQQEEGPKGVDEQSDSSEESEEEKPPEEDKEEEEEKKAPTPQEKKRRKDSSEESDSSEESDIDSEASSALFMAKKKTPPKRERKPSGGSSRGNSRPGTPSAEGGSTSSTLRAAASKLEQGKRVSEMPAAKRLRLDTGPQSLSGKSTPQPPSGKTTPNSGDVQVTEDAVRRYLTRKPMTTKDLLKKFQTKKTGLSSEQTVNVLAQILKRLNPERKMINDKMHFSLKE